One stretch of Gemmatimonadota bacterium DNA includes these proteins:
- a CDS encoding flagellar hook assembly protein FlgD: MIDGIQSTGSSSPGSLFAPNDAMGRDDFLTLLVAQLRNQDPLSPMDGKEMAVQLAQFSSVEQLINLNENMEAQAASNAAMGETLAATLGSSLLGREVLAAGDLVSVPAQDTVTVDMPVGGGAVTVKLFDANGTEVGSQPLGSVGGGRQELDVSTLTNGLPDGHYRYEVEAVNADGDSLAVQTYTKAVIEGMRFTPQGLRLIADGIEIPFSAVAELGLGT; the protein is encoded by the coding sequence ATGATCGATGGCATCCAGTCGACCGGGAGCTCCAGCCCCGGGAGCCTGTTCGCGCCGAACGACGCGATGGGCCGCGACGACTTCCTGACGCTCCTGGTGGCACAGCTCCGCAACCAGGACCCGCTCAGCCCGATGGACGGGAAGGAGATGGCGGTCCAGCTCGCGCAGTTCTCGAGCGTGGAGCAGCTCATCAACCTGAACGAGAACATGGAGGCGCAGGCGGCCTCCAACGCGGCCATGGGCGAGACGCTGGCGGCAACGCTGGGCTCCAGCCTGTTGGGCCGTGAGGTGCTGGCGGCCGGCGACCTGGTCTCCGTCCCCGCGCAGGACACCGTCACGGTGGACATGCCGGTAGGGGGTGGCGCGGTGACGGTGAAGCTCTTCGACGCCAACGGCACCGAGGTGGGCTCACAGCCCCTGGGGTCCGTGGGTGGCGGCCGACAGGAGCTGGACGTCTCCACCCTGACGAACGGACTGCCCGACGGTCACTACCGCTACGAAGTGGAGGCGGTCAACGCCGACGGCGACTCGTTGGCGGTGCAGACCTACACCAAGGCCGTCATCGAAGGCATGCGCTTCACGCCGCAGGGGCTGCGGCTGATCGCAGACGGAATCGAGATCCCCTTCTCCGCGGTTGCGGAGCTGGGCCTCGGCACCTGA